Within Ipomoea triloba cultivar NCNSP0323 chromosome 9, ASM357664v1, the genomic segment tatacaataattatacttcacgtatttttttcttttttctccatattacatatttacattagGCTTTAGGTGCATCAAGAAAGCGCCACATATACATCCTACTTCACACATTACCCTCCAAAAGGGCCATCTTTTTTAGCGCCTCTTCTTTGGCTCCTTCTCTTCTCTACCTTCAAACGCCGCCTACATAGATAACACACTTGAAAGCAAGCTCCGAAGTCCAGAGAGATGGATGAAGATAGAATAGAGCTTGTGTTGGCTAGAATATCAGAGTTGAGGTCCAAGATCACCAATTGCATTGCCACCGGTAGATTGGAAGGGAGAGAATTGGGGAAAGAAGGCTCCGATGTAGACCAGGAGGCAGAGCTCGATTCCGATGAAGCAACGGATTGCCTTTTGAACATCCGAGAAGCTCTTGAAAAGCTCGAACTCCAAGTCTCGTCTTTGCAGGTCTTTTTCCTGATTTTCTTATTCGTTTTTATTTCTGCTGTTTTTGCTCTAGATTAGAATTTCGAGCATTTTGTTTTCCGAAAGTCTCTAGGTTTACCTGGTATAGTGTATTTTTTGCATAATTTGCTTATTTAATTTGCTGCTTGTCTCGATTTCTTAAATTTTACGGTGTTTTACGAAATTCTATGGACCTAGGGTTTTGCTGAAATGAGTTGTTTAAGTTCTAATCTGTTGCAATTAGTTAATCATAATGAGTCAGTGTCGCCATCCAAATGACCGGTTAGCAATTCCTCGAATGTCTTAAAATTAGTGCTTACACTTGCTTCTTCCGCATTTTGGTTGTTCTAGTTGGTTCTTTTATAAGCTGCTGAAGGTTGCTTTCATGGCGGCTTTCTTGTACTGTGGAAAGTAGTGTTCCAGCTTGTTAATGTTGATGTGATAATCTTAGCTGTTAATGGAGAAATGGTGTAGTGAGTACATGAAAACCTCAGCTTAGTTTCACCCTCAGATTAAGAGGCTGAGCATGTGAACTTGCACGTTTTGAGACAATGAGCCTCTGGCTTTTGTTGAAACTGAAAACGGGAAGGTTCATATTGTTCATATTGAGATGCTTTTTCGTGACTCATATTGAGTTGCTAAAACTGTGTCATATGCATTCTCAAATTTCTTGACTTTAAGAGTAATTTTGAGCTACCTGTAACTGGAAGTGTTAGAGATTTTAGTGGCAAGTTGCTCTAGCTGGTATGAAGATTTTGGTCACTGTTGTGGTCCTCATTTCATGCAGGCATTGCAACATCAACAGTTATATGAGAAAGAAGAAGCATTGGCTGGGATAGTCTATTCCCAGGAGAAGTTGCTGCATAAGCTCAAGGAGTACAAAGGCGAGAACTTGGATGTTATACGCGAGGCAATTGCATTTGTTGGTGAAACAGCGGAAGAAAACAACGATCTCCTGCTCCCACCATACCCAAGCCGGCCATCTTTCTCCCTAGTATCCACCAAGACCCACATTTCACATTTCCAGTCCTCGCACCTACCTTCTCAAAATGGGGCGATAAATGGCAGCCAAAGAAATGGATTGACAAAAGATCTCATCGGACCAAACCAAACAGAGGCTAAAACTCCATTGAAAATGGTGAAACATTTCGTTGGTGGAGCTGCCAAGATGGTATTGACTGTTTTGGGGGTAATATCGGTTTTGACACTTGTTGGTTTTGAGCCTAGTCTTAAGAAAAGGGATAACCGCATCAAGTTTATCAACCTATTTCAACTGCCTGGGGTCGATGAGAAGGAAAGAAAGATTGAATGTCCTCCTGGAAAGGTACCAGTGGTTGAAAATGGCGAAATTCGATGCGTAGTAAGGGAAAGAGTTGAAGTTCCATTTGAGTCTGCTATTGCAACACCAGATGTAAGTTATGGGTGTGGGTGAAATCCAActtgttttccattttgaagGCATGCGTGTGCTAATGATGATATTATCCAACCTTCCTTTGCTGTTATCATTTGTGAATATCATCTACTTGTTGAGCTAGTATcacagtttttaaaattttcctattttattttatttttaaaattttcaatagaCTGGCCCACCAAAGCCCATAGTAGAGCGGGACAATCGTTATACTTTGAATTATGGTTTGCAACTTGGTTCACGTTGGAAGGTGGATTATgacaaaaaaatttacttttaaatactatacatttatttttaatgtattataaagtaattttagtaaggttcattatattatgatataggttcattttaaaaatgacCATGTTAATACATTCAAAAGGAACTTgcagtataataaaaataaatttgtattaatGGTTCAGCAATATTAATCATAGATTCAtagttcatgatataatttattggcaaattatgctgtggacccaggtccaccttgcaaggtggatctggcACCTAGGTctaaaactacgtcgtttttgtcttctttttttttttttttttttttaaattagtaaacatattgttgaatatagagttgtaaaaaaatgtgtgaatgtagaggtttcaaagtgtgaatgtagagtatagaaatcgtgaatgtagatttatgattgtgtgaatgtagagttgcccagaaatgtgtgaatgtggaggtttcaaattgtgaatatggagtatagaaatcgtgaatgtagagttatgcatgtgtgaatctgtaataaagttaaaaaattatagcaacttgtagccctgtaatgtgtgaatgtggagttctcaagttgtgaatgtgaagtataagacctgtgaatatagagttttggatgtgtgaatgcatagcagtggtaatatagttactaaacatataattctgtaatctgtgaatgtagagtttacaaattgtgaatgtagagtatagtgtatgtgaatgtagacccaggtccaccttgcaaggtggacctgggtccacggcataacaaccctaaTTTATTGGAGTGGGGTGGAATGTTGATTTTTTACTTGTCCCGATCTAATAAATGACGAGTTTTAGTGGGCCCTGCAACCTGGCCCGTTAGCCAATTTTGACAGTTATAATATTATTGCTACCTATACAGTTCACATTCTCAATTTGTGTAGCCCATTATGAAATATCTGCGGCCCAATATCGAAAAGCAAAGTGAACAATTGGATTGATAAAACGGCGCCGTTTACCGGGGATTTGAAAGTATCTCTACAAGACTACAACAATCAAGAATCCTTTGACTGCGTACAAATATACAATGATCCATATAGATTTTGGGCACCCAAAGACATCTAAGAGGACCCATTTCAAATTCTTGTTACCAGGCAAAATCTGGACATACAATTGTCTCTGTGTGTGTTGTTTTTTTCCTAGTTTCTCCCGACTTCTGCAGAAGTTTGTGCGCAAGAAGAATACATTTTGGGTGTAAATTAGTGAGGTGTACAAAATCAACTAACAATCATCACAAGGAAGGAAGTAGCCAAAGATTGGAAAGTGATGAAGTCATGGAAAGAAACCATGTAAGGAAGGCCATGGCTGCAGATATTTGATATCTATTGCATAGCTTTGAAGGACACAATGCTCCATCCGTTTTCAGGAGAAGATCCACAACACCCGCAGTGGAGCTAGCCCCCGCTAGGGTGAGGAACGATAACGCCTGTCAATTTAAACTGATAATGaaattacacatttatattatatatattcaataataaaattgtacatttatatcATATAACTGATAATAAAACtgcacatttatattattatccTGTTTGATAACATAGTTACTTAGTTtatccaattttgacttatttgaccactattagttatcTGGTTAAacagtgtttgattaattaactttttgtaagttgtaacaacttattgctccaaaacactaaaattcaaaaagatacTCAAATCAACTTTTCTGAACAACTTTTTTatagtcattttgcatgtaatgagctaaaaaataatttatcaaatttctTTCTACCATTAACTAATACTATCAAGTAATCGAATTTACTAACTCAATtagttaatatttatttaccaaacacctatAGTCAAGTAAGTAAGTGAAGAGAGCGACATACCCAATCTCCCACGATGATGACCAGAAGAATTCCCCGCTGACGAATCGGGCACTTGATGAGCAGAGAGTATCCATCAACCAGTGCCAAAGTGACACTCCAGGGAATGACCAAACCCATGATTGTAACCAAGAAACTGCAATTACAAAAACCAGAGATGTATGGAAGAAATTAAAACTATGTAAAGGCTAGGGAacatgaagatgatgattctGATTACCAGAAGGCAGTGTAGCTAAAGAATTCAACTCCTAAAGACATGAAAAGAAGAGAGGCGGTTGAGAAGGCGGCCTGCCCCAATCTCAAAGCAAAGCTCGCTCCTGTCCCCACGGCGCCCGGTACGTCTTCATTCATCGCCATACCCTACCAGAACGTACGCGATATATATTCGCTGCAAAATTTTAACTGATCGATGAAGACGAGAGTGATCGCGGCAACAGCAATCGCATTCCCTGTCCAACAAgcttatcatcatcatcatcatcacactACTCAAGTAACTCAACATACACAATTCTCAATCGTTGCTGCCGGAAATTGAAATTTCGGATATGAACATACGTACACGTCATCCGCATCAGCCTGTGACTCCAACTTTCACAAGCTCCACCACGCCTTCACGATCTCAACAATTTCAATTCGCCATGGAATTGAAGCTGGTTGGATATCGGTCCCTTTCCTCTtgtgcctttttcttttttgctgtTGGTATTTCCTTTCAAAAACCGAACCACCTGCAATTTCAACTCAGTACGCCAGACGGCCCAACGAATGGTGGACAGACAGGTGGAGTCACGAACCACCATTCTTTAGAGAGATGGCTATGAATTTTTGAGGCGATTGTATAATGCCTAGTTAGGGGAAAGTAGGTTGGTTGTATAGAATATGTGACGATTGACTGGAGAGCATTGGCCCATAACAAAAGTTGATCCAACTTGCAGGCTAGGAGAATCTGTTAGGAGTTTTTTCAATATACAGAAAGTCCATTACAAGTATTTGAAAGTGCCTAAGAGGTGAATCATACATTGTAACCTTAGTAGTAAACGATCATAAGGTATAAGTCGGTACTAGCAGCTTAATTGATTCCTGAGTAATAGAGGGTAAGTAAAGACACAGGATAGAGCTCTATTAAATGTGGAATTACACTAAATGTATGGACTCTTTGTAAGTactagacattgatcctctcaCCTAATGGACAGTTGGATTACCGTAATTTACTTATAGACTATCTTATTGGATCAAGGTGTGGAGGCTCTAAGGAAAAAAGAATTCTTCTCTTGTGGACAAACTTAGATGGctcaaaacaaaaaagacaAATAAACAACTTTGATAAagaattgaacttaaaaaacaTTTGGTTTAACTACTTAATGGGTTGCCAATCTGTTAAAGTTTTCCATGGCTATACTATACTCCatcttttgtctcttttttGACCTTAAATTTCAGTGGTTTGGGGATATGGGCATGAGCGCATGGTCTATTCACTCTATTGGTCTGACAAACACGAGTCATGGATAGGTGATGGTTGATAGTTTGGTGACATCAATGACGCTAGAACTAGGCTAGTTGGTAGAAAATAATAGCgctacaatttttatttttatttttttgaaaacaatagcgctacaattttaatttaatgatatACAACGTATTATTCCCTCGCAAAGGGGGCGCGAAACCAACCCGAGAATTATAAATGGTTCGAGGAGCCGCCTAGGGAGATTGAGAAATTTCTGCACGAGGACGAGCTAGGCCTTTTGGGCGAGTCTAATATAGTAAGGATCAGTTAATGATCTTGGATATACTCCTCATCTCATTTCAAAAATGATATACAACGTATTCATGTGCAATGATCAATGGGCTTGGACTCATTTATGGCTAAAGCCTAATGCCTCTTTGTGGTGGAACTCAGCCCATTTCATTTATGGCTAAAGCCCAACCCCAAGGCTTCTTTGTGCAATAGCTATATCATGAGCCGTGTCCCACTTTGCAAGATGAACCCATATTCATTTACATAATGTCCACAATTTGAaatgtgaacatttaatatgtaaattttgaacgttcagtatacttttttttttaacgttctgtatataaattgtgaatattcaatatgtaaattgtatattttaaatttaaattcaaccTCCTGGCTCCTGGCAGGGTGGACTGGGTCCGCATATTAATTTGCCTTCATTGTGTTGTGGTGAGAGATGTGAGGCTTCCCATCCAACGATAACTTCCGGGCGCAGTGAGCGGAGGAAAAGAAGAATGGCGCAAGGAACGGTGAAGTCGGGGAAGAAGCAAAAAATGAGTACCCGTACCCACATTCTACTCCCATCCATCCATTCCCAATAACAACACCATTAAAATCTGGGTGGTCACAGCCCAGACCGCCACTCAAAGACAGCAAAAAAGCCCTGCTGTTCTGAGTTGTATCAATACCAATAAACAAAACAAGATGGCCGCTAGTCCCCAAAGCGGCTCCGCCTCCCCTTTCGCCTTGTCCCCGTGGAACCAAGTCTCGGGCGCCTCCCCATGGACCCAACAGCCCGCCGAAGAATCCGCCATGGCCAACGACCAGGGCGGCTGGGACACCTCCCTCATCGGCTCCCTCGTCCGTGAAGAAGGCCACATTTATTCCCTCGCCGCTTCCGGCGATCTCCTTTACACGGGCTCCGATAGTAAGAATATTCGGGTTTGGAAGGATATGAAGGAGTATTCCGGGTTCAAGTCGAATAGCGGGTTGGTTAAATCCATTGTGTTGGGTGACAAAATCTTCACCGGCCATCAAGACGGTAAAATCCGGATCTGGAAATTTGccgaccaaaaaaa encodes:
- the LOC116028653 gene encoding plastid division protein PDV2-like is translated as MDEDRIELVLARISELRSKITNCIATGRLEGRELGKEGSDVDQEAELDSDEATDCLLNIREALEKLELQVSSLQALQHQQLYEKEEALAGIVYSQEKLLHKLKEYKGENLDVIREAIAFVGETAEENNDLLLPPYPSRPSFSLVSTKTHISHFQSSHLPSQNGAINGSQRNGLTKDLIGPNQTEAKTPLKMVKHFVGGAAKMVLTVLGVISVLTLVGFEPSLKKRDNRIKFINLFQLPGVDEKERKIECPPGKVPVVENGEIRCVVRERVEVPFESAIATPDVSYGCG
- the LOC116028849 gene encoding CASP-like protein 5C1, with the translated sequence MAMNEDVPGAVGTGASFALRLGQAAFSTASLLFMSLGVEFFSYTAFCFLVTIMGLVIPWSVTLALVDGYSLLIKCPIRQRGILLVIIVGDWALSFLTLAGASSTAGVVDLLLKTDGALCPSKLCNRYQISAAMAFLTWFLSMTSSLSNLWLLPSL